A single region of the Kwoniella shivajii chromosome 10, complete sequence genome encodes:
- a CDS encoding ribosomal protein L11, with protein sequence MSKAVTSQLVKIVVPAGKATPTPPVGPALGARGVKAMDFCKEFNARTATFTPLLPIPTLITINPDRTFSFQTRTPPVSWLIKKTLGLNKGSGEAMTKSTGTKLSLKHVYEIAKVKCQDEDLKGLGEERIARGVLGTARSLGVEVVP encoded by the exons ATGTCCAAGGCAGTGACATCACAACTGGTA AAAATAGTGGTACCGGCTGGCAAAGCTACACCTACACCGCCCGTGGGTCCTGCGTTAGGTGCCAGAGGAGTCAAAGCCATGGATTTCTGTAAAGAATT TAACGCACGGACAGCAACGTTTACACCTTTATTACCCATACCAACGTTAATAACGATTAATCCCGATCGAACATTCTCTTTCCAAACTCGTACACCACCCGTATCatggttgatcaagaaaaCTTTAGGATTGAATAAAGGTTCAGGAGAAGCAATGACTAAATCTACTGGAACGAAATTATCACTGAAGCACGTTTACGAAATTGCCAAAGTGAAatgtcaagatgaagatttgaaaggattgggtgaagaaaggatagcTAGAGGCGTATTGGGTACTGCAAGGAGTTTAGGTGTGGAAGTTGTACCATAG
- a CDS encoding 40S ribosomal protein S0, whose translation MSADKLPKALQATEEDVQLLLAAQAHLGTKNCDRTMEPYVWKRRADGINVLNVGKTWEKLVLAARVLATIDNPNDICVISARPYGHRAVLKYASFTGAQAIAGRFTPGSFTNYITRSFKEPRVIIVTDPRVDHQAIREAAYVNIPVIAFCDTDASLKFVDIAIPGNNKSRHSVGLLWYLLCREVLRLKGQVARGPTGPSGWDVLPDLFFYRDPEEIEREAAEKAAAAAAAEGGDADAAATSAAAGVSAEWDAGNAADAVLAAQPTDQALDWSAEPTSGDWTAEPAQDAAGGW comes from the exons ATGTCCGCCGATAAACTCCCCAAGGCTTTACAAGCTACCGAAGAGGATGTCCAACTCCTCCTTGCTGCCCAAGCTCACCTCGGTACCAAGAACTGTGACAGAACCATGGAACCTTATGTCTGGAAAAGACGAGCTGATG GTATCAACGTCCTCAACGTAGGTAAAACTTGGGAGAAACTCGTGCTTGCCGCTCGAGTCCTCGCTACCATTGACAACCCCAACGACATCTGTGTGATCTCCGCTCGACCTTACGGTCACCGAGCTGTGCTCAAATACGCTTCTTTCACCGGTGCTCAAGCCATCGCCGGTCGATTCACCCCTGGTTCTTTCACCAATTACATCACCCGATCTTTCAAAGAACCCCgagtcatcatcgtcactgACCCCAGAGTTGACCACCAAGCCATCCGAGAGGCCGCTTACGTCAACATCCCCGTCATCGCTTTCTGTGACACCGACGCTTCTCTTAAATTCGTTGACATTGCTATTCCCGGTAACAACAAATCCCGACACTCTGTCGGTCTCCTCTGGTACCTCCTCTGTCGAGAAGTCCTTCGATTGAAGGGACAAGTCGCCCGAGGTCCCACCGGTCCCTCAGGATGGGATGTCCTTCCCGATTTATTCTTCTACAGAGACCCTGAGGAGATTGAACGAGAAGCAGCCGAAAAGGCAGCCGCCGCCGCCGCTGCTGAGGGTGGTGATGCCGATGCCGCCGCTACCTCTGCCGCCGCTGGTGTCTCCGCTGAATGGGACGCTGGAAACGCCGCCGATGCCGTCCTTGCCGCTCAACCCACCgaccaag CTCTTGACTGGTCCGCTGAACCTACCTCAGGTGACTGGACCGCTGAGCCCGCTCAAGACGCCGCCGGTGGTTGGTAA
- a CDS encoding ubiquitin-like protein ATG12, which translates to MSDIISPTMQPSAETMLASTQLNQVTALEALEHYKKKDPTKVVVRFKGIGSAPIMKNNVFKATAGHKFQAVISFLRQQLGMKKDEPLFTYINAAFAPAPDDTVGNLFKCFGTEGHLIVNYSNTQAWA; encoded by the exons ATGTCAGATATCATATCACCAACAATGCAGCCTTCAGCAG AAACGATGTTGGCGAGTACACAATTGAACCAAGTTACAGCTTTGGAAGCTCTAGAGCATTATAAGAAGAAAGATCCTACTAAGG TGGTCGTAAGATTCAAGGGGATTGGATCAGCTCCAATAATGAAAAATAACGTGTTCAAAGCTACCGCGGGACATAAATTTCAAGCTgtcatttcttttttgaGACAGCAATTAGGtatgaagaaagatgagCCATTA TTCACATATATCAACGCCGCTTTCGCACCTGCACCAGATGACACAGTCGGCAACCTGTTTAAATGCTTCGGTACAGAAGGTCATCTGATAGTCAATTATAG TAATACTCAAGCATGGGCATAG